From Flavobacteriales bacterium, the proteins below share one genomic window:
- a CDS encoding HAMP domain-containing protein, translating into MQLRQRLTYLFVIIVALVLLVFSIAVYTLSADYRHDDFYNRLQSKASNTAKLLIEVEEIDANLLRKMEKDNPVSLPKEEILIYNYRNELVYSSNEKSQIHINTELLDKIRLEEEVQFTQEKYEVLGFLYTGQYDRFAVIAAAEDIYGLRKLANLRTVIFIAFGVSVVIVFFLGWVFAGRALRPISRVIRQVENITITSLNLRVDEGNGQDEIAKVARTFNEMLDRLEAAFKMQKNFIANASHELRTPLTAITGQLEVLLMKERDNETYRKTVESVLEDIKGLNTISNRLLLLAQASTEISRSEFKPIRLDDIIWQVRSELIKRNPGYQIDISLDSGMDNDDRLTVSGVENLIKTVVMNLIENGCKYGESGKVEVLLGENKGMMEVRVIDKGIGIEAADIDRIFEPFHRGKNVMGISGHGIGLSLVARIVALHGGEIKVYSKVGEGSTFLLMLPLA; encoded by the coding sequence TGGTATTCTCCATTGCCGTTTATACCCTTTCCGCGGATTACCGCCACGATGACTTTTACAACCGCCTGCAAAGCAAGGCCAGCAATACCGCCAAACTCCTGATAGAAGTGGAAGAGATCGATGCCAATCTGCTTCGGAAGATGGAGAAGGACAACCCCGTAAGCCTGCCCAAAGAAGAAATCCTTATCTACAATTACAGGAACGAGCTGGTGTATTCAAGCAATGAAAAAAGCCAGATCCATATTAACACCGAATTGCTTGATAAGATCAGGCTGGAAGAAGAAGTTCAGTTTACACAGGAGAAATATGAAGTGCTGGGATTTCTATACACCGGACAGTATGACCGGTTCGCCGTGATTGCTGCCGCTGAAGATATATACGGATTGCGAAAACTGGCCAATCTGCGCACCGTTATTTTCATTGCTTTCGGTGTAAGCGTGGTGATCGTTTTCTTTTTAGGATGGGTCTTTGCCGGCAGGGCCTTGCGACCGATCTCCAGGGTGATCAGGCAGGTGGAAAACATCACCATCACCAGTCTGAATTTAAGGGTCGACGAAGGAAACGGTCAGGATGAGATTGCGAAGGTGGCCAGAACATTCAACGAAATGCTGGACAGGCTGGAAGCGGCTTTTAAAATGCAGAAGAATTTCATTGCCAATGCGTCGCATGAATTGAGGACACCGCTCACTGCCATCACCGGTCAGCTGGAGGTTTTGCTAATGAAGGAACGTGATAATGAAACGTATCGCAAAACAGTCGAATCAGTTCTGGAAGATATCAAGGGACTGAATACCATCTCAAACCGCTTATTGCTTTTAGCGCAGGCGAGTACGGAGATTTCCCGTTCGGAGTTCAAGCCCATCCGCCTGGACGATATCATATGGCAGGTACGTTCTGAGTTAATAAAACGCAATCCCGGTTATCAGATCGATATTTCGCTGGACAGTGGTATGGACAATGACGACCGGCTTACCGTTTCAGGGGTGGAGAACCTGATAAAAACGGTGGTGATGAATTTGATTGAGAACGGCTGTAAGTACGGAGAAAGCGGGAAGGTAGAAGTACTGCTGGGTGAAAACAAAGGCATGATGGAGGTGCGTGTGATTGATAAGGGAATCGGAATTGAGGCCGCTGACATTGATAGGATATTCGAACCTTTCCATCGTGGAAAAAACGTCATGGGCATTTCGGGACATGGTATCGGTTTGTCACTGGTGGCACGTATTGTAGCACTTCACGGTGGGGAGATAAAAGTATATTCCAAGGTGGGCGAGGGTTCTACCTTTCTGTTGATGCTGCCTCTAGCATAA
- a CDS encoding ferredoxin yields MIKVIHYRHKCIGCNACVEVDKQRWRVSRTDGKSVLIGSTAKKNIYQVTTGDDEAEKLHKAAEVCPVNIIKVIG; encoded by the coding sequence TTGATTAAGGTCATCCATTACCGGCATAAGTGCATCGGATGCAATGCTTGTGTGGAGGTAGACAAACAGCGGTGGCGTGTTTCACGAACCGATGGCAAAAGCGTGCTTATCGGCAGCACGGCCAAAAAAAATATTTACCAGGTTACCACCGGAGATGACGAGGCCGAAAAACTGCATAAGGCCGCGGAAGTGTGTCCTGTGAATATTATTAAGGTGATTGGTTGA